Part of the Perca fluviatilis chromosome 22, GENO_Pfluv_1.0, whole genome shotgun sequence genome, ATTGATCTGCTTCTCAAAACGAAGTGATGAATAAAAGATGACACCAAGTTGGGCATGCAGGTTAAGAGATAGCAGACCCAGGTGGCTAGCTATGCTCGCTGTGGTGTTAGGGGGACCAAGAACAATCACCTCTGTTTTGGAGTCATTGAATTGTAGGTAGTTTTTGGCCATCCAGCATTTTACATCCTGGAGGCAGTTGAGAATGGATATAACAGAGTTGGAATCCCCCGGATTTTACGGCAGATAGATTTGTGTATCAtcggcatagcagtggaagGATACATTGTGTTGGTGGAATATATAGCCCAAAGGGAGCATATACAGAGCAAATAAAATAGACCCTAAAATGGAATCTTGGGGTCCTCACAAATGGTTGTGGATGGTACAGGACAAATGGTGTCAACAGGGTTGAGAACTGAATTTATTGTATGGAATAAGGCTTTGGGACTGTGGTGGTTTTTGGAGATGATGGTGTCAAAATATTTAGCCCTTGCTGCTTTAACCGATAATTAGCCAGACAGCCTTTCAGCATCTCAAAAGACACCTGTCCTTTTTCCATTTTCTCTCTGCCTTTCGACATAGTTGTCTAAGAGCACGCATGTCACTATTCAGTCAAGGCTGAGATTTGGCTCTAGGTTTGCTGATAGTCAGAGGGGCAATAGAGTCCAAGATATTTCCACAGATTGAATTCAAATCTGTGATTAAAAGAGTCCATAGTTCTGAGAAATTCAGCGCTGGCATTGGATGGAATGTCCATATGAATATTGAAGTCCCCAGAGATTACAATCTTGTCATAGcctaaaacaacaaaagaatTCTGAAAATTCAGTCCGAAATAAAGAATTCTGTTTGGGAGGGCGGTATACAGTTACACAAAGGACAGGCTTTGTACCACctattttaaacataaaaacctcAAAACTGGTATAAGCATTTGTACCAATAGGAGTGCACCggtggcattttttttaaatgacagcaATATGAGCAATACCTCCTCCATGGCCACTAAGCCTGGGTGAGCTAAAGAAGTCGTAGTTGGGGGGACATACTTCTAAGAGCTGGCTATATTCACCAGACTCCAACCAGGCTTCCGTGAAGAAGCAGAACAAGAAATCTAGGAGGGTGGAGGAGATAAACTCATTTAGAATAAAAGTCTTTTTTGAGAGGGACCTCACATTTAGGAGGGCCAGCACACATAACCACTGGTAATGCAACAGCAGTGCATTTTATGTAAAGAAGATTGTTTTTGCTAACCCTATTAACGGTTTAATGAGGACAGGAGGCCCTATAACAGTCTGAATGGGAAGATGGACCAGTGGTGGTGTTGATGGCAAGGTAGGACAGCAGGGAAGGTTAGTGCTGCAAACAGTGTGCTGAGCTGAtgccagagagggagagagggtttccaaggagtgtgtgtgtgtgtgtgtgtgtgtgtgtgtgtgtgtgtgtgtgtgtgtgtgtgtgtgtgtgtgtgtgtgtgtgtgtgtgtgtgtgtgtgtgtgtgtgtgtgtgtgtgtgtgtgtgtgtgtgtgtgtgtgtgtgtgtgtgtgtgtgtgtaaatagtCAGTCGCGTGGTAAAGCCTGCACAGCATGCTGGATGTAAGCGGCTAGCATTTGCGAACCTAGCTTGTTTGAATGATTACCGTCTCTCATGAAAAGAGAATATTGATCCCAGAAAAGATTTAGCTACTTAATGTAacacaagtagcctactttattcGTGCTATCCAAGAGCGATAATAACCATTTTAGCTGTTGTTTCTACCATATCCCATTGAAAAATCTGGAAGTTTAATACTTTCTTGAATGTGTGatgttttataaatatatttacaatCAAACATTTGCATAAACACCACCAACTATTCAGCCAATTTCAACATAATGTTAAATTATGAACCACTACTTTAATTGTTAATACTACTATAGTTCGGTGGGTTAATGTTTGGGTACGTGAACCAATTGTGAATTAACTCTGCTTGGTCTATTTAATGTTTGCTGAACTAAAGACTGAGTCTTGACTACaacgaggaccacaatggaaataagtttgtaactttcttgtgttatcctcgacagttctgataaatgtacaatgtcactgtgttggcattttgttatgcatttatttctgttactgtctaataaatcaatcaatcaatcaatcaaaaaaaaaaagtcttaccggttcagaaattaaaatgaaaacattattttaagtttttaataaTGAATGCTCCGTCCTCTTTCCTGTGTGTCAGACACAATGGCATCTCCAACCCCTCTGTCCAAGGCCAACACCACCTTCTCTCTGGCTTTGCTCAAGAAGTTTGGAGATGACAACAAGACTTCAAACATCTTCTACTCCCCTTTCAGCATCTCTTCAGCCCTGGCTATGGTGATGCTGGGGGCCAGAGGAAACACAGCCACACAGATGTCAGAGGTATAATACgcttgatggtgttttttgcctccaacggtgccttccaggcagctaacctttatcctaaacataaccattgccgcgctgcctggaaggagatgttgggggcaaaaaacaccaaagaccatataaaacacacacacacacacacacacacacacacacacacacacacacacacacacacacacacacacacacacacacacacacacacacacacctaaacacacATCTGTCATAAAAGTAACAGATTAACATTGCACGCTGGTTCAGAGTGATTTTGTGAATTGCACAAAATCACTCCATTAAAGCACCAACAAACTGAGGTTACCATAATGTTAGTCTCTATCGACGACGATTTATTTACaagattgttcaggtgccgctggaagttccgctggatgtccttacacatgttccaccaaaacaagttcgttacagaggctattttgcagaggtaccGTGCCTCTTAGCAAGACGATTgtggtgattggtttaaagaaatgccaataaaccagagcatgttttcctccaatcccagaatgctgtttGGACAAACCAtaagccagaccctcctccgcagcgctgtggaggaaggtctgataATGCAAGATTATTAAGTGATAACCCACCATTACTGTAGATTATAGTGGCTCTGAGCCCAAATTCAGGGTCCAAAAGAGTCATTTTGCTACACAGTGATGAATATGAGGTCTATGCAGAGGGCATTTACTAATGCCCTTTGGCCTTTGGTGGCTGTGTAAAGCCCTTAGTGACTATATTAGTTCTTACAGCTACAGTGTGAAATACAAATATTATCCATTTCTAAAGTCTGGCTGGCCATCAGCAAGCCATGTAATTTTTCCTATATTATAAATTAGGTCAAAGGAAACTTCCAAACCATGTGTTTGCAGATAATAGAACACAAAAAATAGGTTTAGGACTAGAGCAAATGCTGGGTAGCATTACAACACTGGAACATGGAAACTATGCAtttaaataagaaaaagaaCTGAAATCACACCACAGGAGTAGCTACGGCAGGAGTAGTGTTCTCTTGTGCGACACCTTGGGACTCAGTGGGATAGAATcgtttatttttttgctttattaCAACTCTAacactaaaaaaactaaattattgAATAATCGCTCTTGTTATTAAATTGAGTGGGCACTCGGCTAGCTGTAGGTATGATGCTAAGTGATAAGGATGACATGTATCCTGAGCTGAGCCTGACCTCTTTTTTGCTTAAACACTTGATCCTATAGGACCGTTAACTTCAGTGGGTCACTCACTGGTTTGCTCTGATTTGAAAGAACAAGCTTCTCCCACTGATTCCACAGCTATCGTCGTTCCTCCTTTAAACCTGCACAAgttccaacaaaacaagttccttccctagactattttgcagaggcactgttgctccgtctggcgcttagtgccgcccaagatgattgtgattggtttaaagaaatgcacatGAACCAGTTTTTatcctatccaggaatgttggactagccagactttcctccgcagcactgtggaggaaggtctggcaatgcgagactataccATAATGTTAACCCCAGCACCTGTCTTAGAAGacttagtagtagtagtagttagtTGAGTATCTGAATGGATGCCAGCTGGAAGAATATTTGCAGTCTTGTATAATTAAACTCAAATATTCCCAATTAGACAATAAATAGTAATGCTTATAGTAATCATTACAAACACAGCGTTCACTCTTACCATGGTCCCATGTACAATGTAGATAGTTGTAGAATTAATTCCTAAGCTATCAGGAAGTATAGGGTTCCTTTGGTAAAAACATTGTCAAGCATAATTTATGTCTATCTAGTGATTATCATCAGTACTATAATTGTAATAGAATAATGATTGGTATATCATTTTACACCTTGAGGAGAATAAACCCTCTCACACAGTGGCAGTCTGTGCACCAGAAGAAACAACAGAAGGACCTTGGCAATAACAAATACACTTAGAAAATCAGTAAAAAAACATTGGTAGTAGAAAAGGTAGTAGAAAGTTTAGGTGGGAATTAACATGGTGTAAAACAAGaacattttgtaacatttttctaaagaatTGCTAAAGCAAAGCCACACCAGAGCCAGATGACTGGACTGGTGGAAGTGTGAGAATGTGGGAGGTGCAGGGCCTTACTCTAAATCCACCATGTTTCTAAGAGAACAACTCCAGTCATTTGAAATTATAATATTGGAAAAGATTACACAAGAAAAGTTAGCAACTCTAGTTACTCCCCATCATTTAACATAATGTATGAAAATGCATAGCATGGAGCACAAAAATTCAACAACTTAAAGGAAAACTTATTTAGTCTATAGTCTCATCACTTAACAGGCAAGATGCCCAGTCTAATATACTGTTTATATTAGACTGGTCTGTCAATGCTCAGTGCATCTCTGTAACAGTTGTCTCCTTTGTCCACAGTGTCTGAAAACCAAGGATTGTCAGGATGATGTCCATGTTAGCTTTGCCCAACTGCTGAGTGAGCTCAACAAGGCTGATGCTCCGTATGCCctcagtgttgccaacaggcTGTATGGGGAGCAGTCCTACCAGTTTGATGAGGTGTGTGTATTtagcatgtgtgtatgcatcttCATGAGTATGTGTGGTGTGAGAGGCACTCATGGGAATATTTAAACTCTGTAAGAAGATGTGATGAATGAGGGAGTGGACAGCAGCAGTGTGAAAATGCTCTTCTTGCTGTAGTGACTTTTAGTTCCACTAACTAAAGTTAAGCAAAGCGATTGTTATGTTTGGGTGATCAGAATCAGTAAATGTGTTGTTGATGGTTCCAGGATTTCTTAGGAAAAACCAAGAAGTACTACAACGCAGAGCTGGAGACTGTTGACTTCAAAGCTGACTCAGAGGCCGCCAGGCTCAACATCAACAGCTGGGTGCAGAAGAAGACTCAAGGTGGAtcatacacactaacacacatggAAACATAGCAGCAACCATTTTTCAACACTTTAGACTTGCTTTCAGTTGTGTGACATTGCTTCACTTATGTCTCAATTTTCTTTACCAGATAAAATTAAGGATCTGTTGGCCAACGGTGTCGTGGACAGCCTGAGCAGGCTGGTGCTGGTTAATGCCATGTACTTCAAAAGTGACTGGAACAGGCAGTTTCAGCAGCGTGACACACAGGATGCTGAGTTTAGACTCAACAAGGTAACACTGCTCAAGGAAAGCATGTAATTGACTTACACTAATTGACAAAAGTCTTCTAAAGTCAGTGAACATGGGTTTTTATATCAATAATATGGTAGAATAAACCATTTACACCATAGACGCTAATTCTGACTTCTTCATTGAAAGTAGTGAAAAAGGGTGAAGGAAACAATTCAACATCAatgctagggttgggtaccgaactctGTACTTTTTTGGGTACCAACCAAATTACGTCGGTTCTAACGTGGACTGATTCACGCTAAATCAAACAGTGAAGAGCAACACACATTTTAGCCACCAGATAAATGACCacttaataaaatgtatatcagtgtaagtgtacgctatatttagattttttcacCACTTTACCTTGCCATGAGAGAGCCCTGTTGAAGTTTATGTAGGGGAAACTGAAGGGgttcttcaaagccaccagactcctttgacaaaaaaagtcattttactTACCAGAACATTAGGAGCTGCTCATCTACCACTGCCTCATTCTCTTGGTTAGTTTTTGTTATTGCATGACTTTGGTGAATCCaaactaaccctttaaaacaccaaagtcacacaattaCACAAACAAAGTAAGTGATCGAGGCAGCCGTAGACCAACAACTCCCATCTTCTGCGAGGAAAAATTATTAGCGAGTTAGCACCGTGAGGAGGTAATCCTAGCCCAGACTGAATTTCGTTCTGAAAGTCAGTGTGTTGTTTTCAGAATGACACCAAGCCGGTGAAGATGATGCACCAGAAATCATGgttcccttttttcaacaagcCTAAAGCCAACTGCAAGGTACTGATGCCATTGATTCATTAATGAATTGTAACTGACCAGGCAACAATCAAACTAATCATTTATAACTTTTTGTTAAACAGGATTTAATGACATTTCCATTGAATGTGAATGATTCAAAGGAGAAAGGATGAGAGTTTGGTTATGATCCATTTTACCATACAGTAACTGTGAAACTAACTGCCTAAAAAGATTTTTGCATGTCATCCCATAAGCTATGTTGTTGATACACATAACACAGTTGTCACACCAGTATATATATACGGTGTCGTGGACAGCCTGAGCAGGCTGGTGCTGGTTAATGCCATGTACTTCAAAAGCGACTGGACCGAGCAGTTTCAGCAACGTGCCACACAGGATGCTGAGTTTAGACTCAACAAGGTAACACTGCTCAAAGAAAACATTCAATTGACTAACACTGATTGACAAAAGTCTGCTAAAGTCAGTAAATTTGgggtttttaaatcaataatatGGTAGCATAAACCATTTACACCATAGATGCTGATTCTGACTTCTTCATTGACAGTAGTGAAAAAGggtgaaggaaaaaaaattcaacatcagggctagggttgggtaccaaactCTGTACTTTTTTGGGTACCGACCAAATTACGTCGGTACTACCGTGGACTGATTCATGCTAAATCAAACAGtgaacagcaacacacatttTAGCCACCAGATAAATGACCACTTAATAAAATCTATATCAGTGtaagtgtacgctatatttagattttttcacCACTTTACCTTGCCATGAGAGAGCCCTGTTGAAGTTTATGTAGGGGAAACTGAAGGGgttcttcaaagccaccagactcctttgacaataAAAGTCATTTTACCTACCAGAACATTAGGAGCTGCTCGTCTACCACTGCCTCATTCTCTTGGTTAGTTTTTGTTATTGCATGACTTTGGTGAATCCaaactaaccctttaaaacaccaaagtcacacaattaCACAAACAAAGTAAGTGATCGAGGCAGCCGTAGACCAACAACTCCCATCTTCTGCGAGGAAATAAATTAGCAGGTTAGCCCCATGAGGAGGTAATCCTAGCCCAGACTGAATTTCATTCTGAAAGTCAGTGTGTTGTTTTCAGAATGACACCAAGCCGGTGAAGATGATGTACCAGAAATCATGGTTCCCTTTCTTCAACAATCCTAAAGCCAACTGCAAGGTACTGATGCCATTGATTAATTAATGAATTGTAACTGACCAGGCGACAATCAAACTAATCATTTATAACTTTTTGTTAAACAGGATTTAATGACATTTCCATTGAATGTGAATGATTCAAAGGAGAAAGGATGAGAGTTTGGTTATGATCCATTTTACCATACAGTAACTGTGAAACGAACTGCCTAAAAAGTTTTTTGCATGTCATCCCATAAACTATCTTGTTGATACACATAACACAGTTGTCACAccagtatacagtacaggccaaaagtttggacagaccttctcattcaatgcgtttactttattttcattactatttacattgtagattctctctgaaggcatcaaaactatgaatgaacacatatggaattatgtacttaacaaaaaagtgtgaaataactgaaaacatgtcttatatatttcatattatggcaagaaccaatcagctaagtaaagagaaacgagtggccatcattactttaacaaatgaaggtcagtcagtccggaaaattgcgaaaactttgaatgtgtccccaagtgcagtcgcaaaaaccatgaagcgctacaacgaaactggctcacatgaggaccgccccaggaaaggaagaccaagagtcacctctgctgctgaggataaattCATCcaagtcaccagcctcagaaatcgcaagttaacagcagctcagattagagaccagatgaatgccacacagagttctagcagcagacacatctctagaacaactgttaagaggagactgcacgaatcaggccttcatggtcaagtagctgctaggaaaccactgctaaggagaggcaacaagcagaagagatttgtttgggccaagaaacacaaggaatggacattagaccagtggaaatctgtgctttggtctgatgagtccaaatttgagatctttggttccaaccaccgtgtctttgtgtgacgcagaaaaggtgaacggatggattctacatgcctggttcccaccgtgaagcatggaggaggaggtgtgaaggtgtgggggtgctttgctggtgacactgttggggatttattcaaaattgaaggcacactgaaccagcatggctaccacagcatcctgcagcgacatgccatcccatccggtttgcgtttagttggaccatcatttatttttcaacaggacaatgaccccaaacacacctccaggctgtgtaagggcgatttgaccaagaaggagagtgatggagtgctgagccagatgacctggcctccacagtcactggacctgaacccaattgaGATGGTTTGGAGTGAGCtagaccgcagagtgaaggcaaaagggccaacaagtgctaagcatctctgggaactccttcaagactgttggaaaaccatttcaggttacctcttgaagctcatcaagagaatgccaagagtgtgcaaagcagtaatcagaacaaagggtggctactttgaataaactagaatataagacatgttttcagttatttcacacttttttgttaagtacataattccatatgtgttcattcgtagttttgatgccttcagtgagaatctacaatgtaaatagtcatgaaaataaagaaaacccattgaatgagaaggtgtgtccaaacttttggcctgtactgtatactgcaTATGTGCTATAATGTTTGAAACCCTCTGTTGATCAGATCCTAGAGATGCCTTACAAAGGGGAGGAGCTCAGCATGCTCATCTTTTTACCCAATGAGATGGAGGACAGTACAACAGGTCTGGAGaaggtaagacacacacaccaaacacacataaaaaaacagagacagacaaactaATAATTGATTCTGTGTCCACCCCCAGCTGGAGAAGCAGCTGACCTATGAGAACTTTATGGAGTGGACTCGTCCAGACATGATGAATAATGTTGAGGTCCAGGTGGGGCTGCCTCGGTTCAAGATGGAGGAGACGTATGACATGGAGGAAGTCCTGGTCAGCATGGGCATGGTGGATGCCTTTGACGGAGCAAAGAGTGACTTCTCTGGTAGGACATGTGCCTGGATCATATCAGACATATTCATAATCATTTAAAGAACAGGCAGCTGGAACCTGAACTGTCTCCTGTCAGTTTAAAAGAGACAACAAGTTAATACAGAGGTTCTCCCAATTTAATCTACTCTATTCATGTTGTCTGGTAAGACCTgagttatatttatttaaaatattccgTCTCCTTCTTTGTGTGACAGGCATGTCTCCTG contains:
- the LOC120552264 gene encoding leukocyte elastase inhibitor-like, with the translated sequence MASPTPLSKANTTFSLALLKKFGDDNKTSNIFYSPFSISSALAMVMLGARGNTATQMSECLKTKDCQDDVHVSFAQLLSELNKADAPYALSVANRLYGEQSYQFDEDFLGKTKKYYNAELETVDFKADSEAARLNINSWVQKKTQDKIKDLLANGVVDSLSRLVLVNAMYFKSDWNRQFQQRDTQDAEFRLNKNDTKPVKMMHQKSWFPFFNKPKANCKNDTKPVKMMYQKSWFPFFNNPKANCKILEMPYKGEELSMLIFLPNEMEDSTTGLEKLEKQLTYENFMEWTRPDMMNNVEVQVGLPRFKMEETYDMEEVLVSMGMVDAFDGAKSDFSGMSPANDLELSKVVHKAFVEVNEEGTEAAAVTAPIVILGCCISPLPHPPVMFIADHPFIFFIRHNSSMSILFAGRYCSPE